A stretch of DNA from Pongo abelii isolate AG06213 chromosome 10, NHGRI_mPonAbe1-v2.0_pri, whole genome shotgun sequence:
AATGAAGAGATACTGAgattatttcctattttaaaatactttgtccTGCTTTCTAATATATAGCATGACAGTCAACCTCAAAGGGTATGGaaagcttactttattgtaaagaCTTGCAAAGAACACTGCTTAAATTTTAGGGACAGGTTCATACCTGCCAAGCAGgtttataaaacactgatgaataAACACAAGTTTGTCAGAAATCTTACTAAATAACAGTGCATCTTATTCAGTGTAGACAGTCTTCTAAAGTATTTTGGTTGAGTTTTTCTTAGAGCTTAATAACTAGactaagaattaaaataataaaactggttTCAAGTCTCTTGAGAGTAAGATATGTCATCTTTCAGGCCTATCATAGTGTCTAGTCTAAAGCAACAGTAAGGCTCCAGTATATTTGTTTGATTAAATTTTCAATTTAGTTTCTAAATTCCTTTAGTCTTATTAGATTTCTCAATCGATAGGTTGCCATCTCACTTGACGTCTACTTGATGGCCATGTTCTCTTCTTGTCTGCCTCCCTTTTCATTCCTATTCTTGATCCTACTGACCAGTCACTTTTGACTTAAAGAATAGCAACTCTTTAAGCTGttgtatttgactttttaaaaattatatagacaggatgtattaaaaacatttaaagaattacatAAAGAGAGCTAGATTACTCAGTACTAAACACTGTGTTAGGATTTTGGTTtttcgttgtttttttttgagatggagtctcgctccgtcgcccaggctggagtgcaatggtgctgtctcagctccctgcaacctctgcctcctgggttcaaatgatccgcctgcctcagcctcctgagtatctgggattacaggcacctgccaccacacatggctaatttttgtatttttagtagagacaacatttcaccatgttgcccaggctggtctcaaactcctgacctcaagtgatctacccacctcggcctcccaaagtgctgggattacaggcatgagccaccgcaactggcccACTGTGTTAGGATTTGAAATAAAAGGAACTAAGAGCTGGTGCTTGTCCTTGAGAGCTCACAGTCTACAGGTAAAATAGATCTATAAAGAGAGCCGAAAAGTACAGGTCATGGCAAGAAGGTGGCAGGGCAGGGACTAGGGGACAGCTAAAGAGGGTCATGATTCTTTACCTGAGGGATCAATATAGTCCCATAGAAACCCTAGAGCAGGATCTTTAAGGATGAGTTTCCCAGGCAGTCAGGGAATGCAGAGGGAAATCCCTATGGTTTTGTGTGTTGGCTGCAGTGAGGAGCAAGAGGGTCCCCTTGGGGAATTTGGTGAGTATAGATTTTAGAAAGGTTTGGGAGAAGGGCAAGGCATGGAAGATGTTACTAGATGTGGTAGACATGCCAAGTTTGGGAAGGAGGTGTATGGGTTGGATCTAGACAGAAGCGCATATAAGTCGGGGAACAGGTGTGGTGATAGTACGCCAAATCTTGGTGAAGTCAAAGAGCAGGCAAAGGTGGGGGAGTGTGTTCAAGTGAGTTGTGGGTTGGGCAGGTGTTCTCAGGGAGGCAGACGAAATGAGAGGTCTTGGGGTGTGACCTTGAGCATATATTCCTAAAAGGGCCCTATTTTTTATCTCCTCCCTCCTACTGTACTGTCTTTCCTGGGCCATATTCATCACACTGTCTTTCACATGCATTTTTAACCAGTCAAGATCTCATACCTCCATTCCATACTAATTAAAGTCAGTTAAAGTCCTCCACCTTAAATAATCTCATTTGTAACTCAAAGAATCTCATACAGGAAACCTTTTACAACCAACCTCCCCATGCTGAATGggttatttttttcattagaaCTCAGCGTTTACTCATTACAGAGTATTATCACTCATACCCTTTATAATCATATGTTTGCCTGACCTTATGTCTTAAATAAGTTGCTTGAGCCTAAAgattgagggtttttttgtttttgtttttgtttttttggcaagCTAGAAAAGTATCTGGCACTCCTATTTGCTAAATATTtgtagaaggaaggaagaagagaggaaggataCGGAATTGAAAttgaggaaaggaaggaatttgAAACTGAAGAGTCATATGCTTTGCCACATAAACTCTGAAGGTCACGCAGGATGGTAGTGCCAGCAGAAGAAGGAGGACGTTGAGTGAACCTGTGGTTGAATGAGGAGGATGGTAGAGATGCTGGGGAGGTGAGAGTCAGGACAAGAAGGCTGAGGGCAACCTTCCTCAAAGAAGTTGACATTTAGCGGAACGTTCAATGACAATTGCAAAGGAGTTTCAGAgggcagaatggaatgggttgggaGAGGATTTGGTTAAGATTTGCTGAAAACCCTGAACTTTTGGTAAATACTGCTCTGTGTGGGAAATGTTTCAATGAGAATTGACTCTTAATTAACTCACTCTTGGATATCCCTTGAACAAGTTGTCTGGAGAGTTCCTCAGGAGAATGTCTACTTgcaacaacagtaataatatttatcaagtgcttGTGTTACCTCATAAACTCTCACACTAACCCTGTGAGGTTGTATTATTATCTTCCACATCTTTTGAATGAAGACAGCTAGACTTAGAGTGGTTAAGAAGTGTTCACAGTCGTCACATTGCTCCTAAGTGGGCCACTACTACAGCCAAGGCAACACATTCTAGAACCTGTCAGGTACCCAGAGAATATCAGAACTGCTGTCCGATCTCctgaaattgaaattaatttcCTCAGTGACTCAATACCCACTGCCACTCACTCAAGCCCTGCAAATTCAAGCCAAATCATCCTGCCACCACAGGAATCTGATGGGTCACGCTGCTGCCTACTGAAAATGGGGATTTGGGTTAATGATAAAATAGGTTAAAACACATAAAGTAGATAAACTAGGGTAAAATACAGTAAGAATGggtgagaggagagaaaaagaatagtTTAGTTTAGGAAGCATAATACTACTTAAAATTTCCTGAGAATAAATTTGTCTTCTAGACAACacatatactttcttttctttttttaaatttttctttaattttaattttttattttatttatttatttttttgagatagagtttcgctcttttgcctaggctggagtgaagtggtgtgatctcagctcactgcaacttctgcccccaggttcaagcgattctcctgcctcagcctcctgggtagctgggattataggcgccccccaccacgccaagctaatttttgtatttttagtagagatggggttttgccatgttggcccggctggtctcaaactcctgacctcaggtgatccacctgcctgccttggcctcccaaagcactgggattacaggtgtgagcccctgcgcctggcccacaTATGCTTGAAATGTGAGTCAAGATGGTGTGCTGGGAGAGGAAGACGTGGGGTAACAagagcatttattttgtttattgaggaaaaaataaactgatGGGGATTATTAATGGAATCCTTATTAATGGATTATTTTAAACTttccaaaaagtttaaaaatctgtCTATATGGGATGTCCTAATTCAAGGGTTTCTTGAGGTTGAATTCTCTTGCCTCTGTGAAAGAGTCTTTTCGTTGGTGCTGACCGATGGGGACTCTTGGTGGCATTCACAGGGTGATCCCTCCTCAGCAGAGGGGGGAGGATATGCTGCCTCAGCCAGCTGAAGGCCCACCCAAAGTTCAGGCAGCACTGGGCCTGTGTGTGGGAAGGAGTGTCATCCTTCTCTGGCTGCTCTGACAGGATTGAGGAGATCTCTGGAGCGCTTGTCCTTTGGCTGGCAGTTGCCTGGCTTATCATCTGCCATGAAAATGAAGGATGTGTTAGGTAGGAATAACCATGACAACAGCCAAATCAACATTTACTCATTTGTGGAACTCACATCCTTTTACCAAAAATAGCCCAAGTGTCAATGCAAAGTTTCAATGCTCATCAATACCAAACATATACGTTTTTGGTGGGGAGGGAGATATAGTTGTTAGCCCTTCTCCTTGCTTGCTACCCTCTTGTTTCCCTCAGCATTCCCAGTCTTTTCCCTACAGCTTTACCCTGACTCCTTTCCTTGTTGTCTCCCACTGGTATCACGTCAGACCCCCTGGGACCTGCCTCCTCCCAGTGGTCATAAGATTCTGTGGTTCAACCCAGGCCTATCCCTTGCTGTCCTGTGAGGCATCTCTGCTCTCCTCAGCCAGCTCATGTCCCTTAAGCCTTAGAGGAGTCTGTGGAGACTACataacatctttattttctgGTGGCTTGCACTTGGGTAGGTCTTGACAAGCATCATATTCTTGATGACTGACCTGAACCATTTCTGGAGGGGAGCCTCTGGACAGCTGGAAATCTTTCTGAGCAGTTGCAGGAAGTACAGCATCATCATCTTTCAGATTTTCTAGAAATGTCTGAAACTCTTGCACAAGATTATTCAGTTTGCCAACAGACAGATTTGTTCTCTCTTTTGGTAACTTGTCTATCCACAGGTTGTCTCCATTTAGAAGCCTATTAGCTATTGAGTCTGTGTTATCGGAGCCAACGTCCACATCCCAGGCCAGGAAGATGCTTAGTTTGCAAAACTGCTCTGGTTCATCCTGAATTTGGTCCTGTCTCTTCATGCGTCTCCCTATCCTTTCAGTCCCCCATGCCCCTTGGATGGGAGGGAGAAAGTGGATGGAAGGACCCTTGGAAGGTGCGTCTTCCCAGGAGGTCGTGTCCTCACAGGGTGTGTCCTCACAGGGGAAATAGCCCACAGAGAGGCTCAGGTTGGAATTGGATTTGGAGCTGTCGTCCTCTATGTCGCTGTTAGAGGATGAATATGCCATGGAGTTCAAAGGCACAAATCTCTCTCAACTCGAGaagcttcaaaaaagaaaaaagaaaaaataggtggGACTAGGGAGAAGAGAATCACAGTACTTAGGCAAAAACAttatccatttccttttcttttttctttttttttttgagacggagtctgactctgtctcccaggctggaatgcagtggtgtgatcttggctcattgcaacctcagcctcccgagtagctgggactacaagcacacgccaccacacctggctaatttttgtatttttagtagagatggggtttcaccatgttgaccaggctggtctcgaactcctgacctcaggtgatccactcaccttggcctcccaaagtgctgggattataggtgtgagccaccacacccggccccattcCCTTTTCTATTCAGAACTACCCCATTTAGATAGAagtattatcctttttttttttttttttttttgagatggggccttgctctgttgttcaggctggagtacagtggtgcgatgtcagctcactgcaacctccgtctcctggattcaagagattgtcttgcctcagcctcccaggtagctaggactacaggcacatgccaccatgcccagctaattttttgtatttttagtagagaaggggtttcaccgtgttagccaggaaggtcttgatctgacctcgtgatccacccgcttcggcctcccaaagtgctgggattactggtgtgagccaccaggcctggccagtaTTATCCAATTTTTACAATCTCTCAGTGAAGGGCAGAAGAGGAAGCTCTCTCCcttttaaaacttatttcatTGTGTTATAATCCTCTCTACTAAGCATCTCCACTTCTCATCATTTGTCCTACTATGGTTGTAAGATCTTGTATCATAAAAGAAAAGGATGATCATtgtataaaattggaaaaatataggAAAGTATGGAGATGAAATAAATATGCTGTAGTCCTACCTTCTAAAGATAATGATAACTATCAAAACATTTTGATGGACTTccttatcttttctatttatataaacacacatatacatatctgtacatgtatacaatatgtccacatatacatatacatatatgtaaatgtgGATATGACATAGTTgaaactgaaattattttatccCATAGCCTACAACAAACATATATATTGTTACTCTGCAATTTTTAACCACTTCTTATTAATGCTAAATAAATCTGTAGTAAACCAGCTTTTCCATAAATCTTTGACTATGgctcttatttttctatatgtagGATTAATGGACCAAACTCCATAAATATACTAAAGTCTTGCGGTAGTTGATACCAAATTACTTTCCAGAAAGGTTTTGGTATTTAGATGCCCATCCTCCCACCGTCTGATGACACTGTTTAGTCCAGCTTTTTCTGTGAAGCCCCAGAGTAAGTAGGGCTGGAAGAATGTGCACATGCATGCGcgtgtgcgcgcacacacacacacactcacatacacacacacacccaaaaacAAAAGACTGTCACACTCTGCCCTGATGGCTGCCCACATGGAAGAAGTGCTGCTAACTCCTGAGGCAAAAAAAGGAGACATGAGATATCCTTCACATCGCGAGTCTCCGTGGCTAAAAGTCCAGCTGTCAGAAGTCTGTGTTCTGAGACTGTTGGTTACCATGGCAACAGAAAGAACTGAGTTAGAGccaggaatgtggaaagagaaaaggataaaAGGGGACAGAAAGCCACAGAATCTATCCCTGTGTTTCCAAAATATTCTATGCCCATACCATCCTAGGCTGAAGAGGATCCCTCTTGAGGGTAGAAGGACGAATGCATGGAGTTTACTTCTCTCTTGTCGGGTGGCAGATGGTTCCCGTCCTTAGGAGATTTAGAGTTCTAAATAAGGGGCATGggtataaacatacacatacatacacacacacagacatgcttacaaatggaaagcagaaagccAAGAAACACTTATCTGACCTACCTATTGGATTCATCAATTTTCTTAAGATCTTTTCCCAATATTTGCCTATCTCCATTTCCATTATACAAGATTACAGTTAAAGTTTGCCATGACTCACTCTCAGGTTTTTCACTGTAGAACTGGCTTAAATTTGTATATTCTGTTAAATAAGATGTTTAAGGAATTCTGATGACATGATAGAAGAAATAGGCAGAGCTAGAGTTGGAAAGAAGCAGCTTCTACTACCCAACAGAGGCAGCCTGGCAGGTGCCCACAGACTGCTCACAACTCCCCTGAGTGATTGTGGACCTGGATTAATCCTGGAAGGTGTTTAAGTCAGAAGCCACATGTTCcctggcatttatttatttatttatttatttgagacggtgtctcactttgtcacccaggccagagtgtagtgtcatggtcttggctcactgcaacgtccgcctcccgggttcaagcgattatcctgcctcagcctcctgagtagctgggattacaggcatgggccaccacgcctggctaattttttgtatttttagtagagacgaggtttctccatgttggccaggctggtctcaaactcctgacctcaagtgatccgccctcctcggcctcccaaagtagtggtattacaggcgtgagccacccaccatgcccggccccctagcatttattttattttattattattttttatttttagagatggggtctcactctgttgcccaggctggagtacaatgatgccattatggctcactgcagcctcaaactcctggcctcaagcaaacttcctcagcctcccaggtagctaagactacaggtgtataccaccatgcctggctaattttccctAGCACTTATTTAAcacttattatatgccaggtcttgtactaagcactttacatgtgttATTTTTCAATCCTCACAGCAACTCAATCAGTTAAGTATCATCATATGCCCCATTCAATAGAAGGAAGAACCAAGGCATGAACGGTTATATAACTCTCTCTTTTCCCCAATCATAAACCCAAGAACCTGGATTCAAACATAGGTAGTCTGGCTTCAGAGCCCATATCCTAACCTCTACACACTCTTGTCTCAGGAGGCTGACCACCCATCTCCTCCCGGGAAGATTCCTGGAGGAGTTGCTCCAGGCCAAAATAAACCCATGTTCTGGTTCCTTGGAAGAAAATCCTTTGAGGGGAACAGCTTGTTCTAAGAGACTTGCAAGAGGTACATATGGTATACAGGACTGGCCTAACAATGGTGTCCACATTTGGAGCAGGctaaaatgagatttaaaataaGTATTCAGCTTCCTCTTTGGCATAATGGGATCTGGAGTCCTTGCTCTGGCTTTTCATAAAAACTCAGTGACTGCCTTCCAGAACTCTGAGGACCTAGAAAAGAATTCATAAGTAGCTTCCTCTCCATGCAGCTAGagtggaggtggggggtgggtcGGTAGGGAGCTATGTTTTGTCATTACTCACGGAAATGGAGCACTTTGAActgaatataaacatttaaagaagaaatgatttCCCAGCCTAAACCAGCAAAGTTTAGAGTGATCTTGAGGATAGAAGAGCTTCAAAGGGGAGCAACCTCAGAGAAAACttgaaattttacttatttataccaTTTCTCTACAATATGTTTGTAgagatattgtattagtctgttctcacactgctaataaagtcatacccaagactgagttgtttataaggaaaaagagatttaatggactcacagttccatgtggctggggaggcctcacaatcatggcagaaggcaaaggaggagcaaagtcatgccttacatggcagcagtcgagagagagagagcatgtacaggggaactcccttttataaaactatcagatcttgtgagacttattcactatcatgagaacagcacaggaaagacccacccccgtgtttcaattacttcccaccagctCTCTCCCAAaacacttgggaattatgggagctacagtttgagatttgggtggggacagaacaAAACCATATCAGATATATTCTCtacaatctgtgtgtgtgtgtgtacacaactTTTAATATGTACAACTCAGGTCGTCAAAGTGCTTGAAACACACTCTTTTTTGccagagaaaaatatataatcatttagGTTTTTCTTTCTAAAGCATCATAGAATAGCAATGACACACATCATTCTTAGGATGGTATGCTGAGGAATGTAGTCAATTCTAAATGATAACTTTGCTTTCACTTCCAAAAGAAGATCAGGGGATTTGGGAGTTCTCATTAACAATACAGCTCATGTTAATTTCTTTCTTAGGGCCTTAATTAGACTTGCAGGTCTAGCTTCTCTTGGATTACAATTATTACATTATCTAAGTAGTATAAACTGCCTTTTCTCTTGAAGCAAGATCAACTATAATAAAGATTCTTGAAGTTTTAGAAATGGTAGTATGTTGTGGATTTATAATGTTTTAGGCCTGAAGCCAATAATAACTAAGAATTGGAACACTTCCTAAGATCCATTTGACTTTATGGGATTTGGAACCTAAATATGCAGAGTAGGAAGTTTCTAATTTAGAAGTTAAGCTGTTGTGATGCATAATTTTATGTGTCATCTTGGCTAGGCCATGTGGTGCTTAAGTATTTGTTCAACATTATTCTGGAGGTGTCCATGAGGGTATTTCTGTATGGACTagtatttgaatcagtagaccCAGGAAAGCAGATTTCTCTCCCCAGTGTGGGTGGACATCATCCTATCCACTGAGGCCTGAGTAAAACAAAacactgagtaaagaagattttGCACAGTCTTTCCCTGCCCCTGGAATCAGACTGACACTTACACTCTCAGCCCTCCTGCTTCTcaagccttcagactcagactggaattATACCATTAGCTTTTCTCAGTCTCCAGCTTGCAGTtggcagatcttgggacttctcagcctacataattgcatgagccaattccttaaaatctccctcctttctatttctttctctttccctccctctctccttccctccctcccttccttcttctttcttctttctccttccttccttcctttcatccatccattcatctccTATTGGTTTTGTATCTCTACAGAACCCAGAGTAatacagctatttatttattttttattgaaattatgaaatattttaagcatacaaaaaaGAGACATCCTGAACCTGTGATGGAAGGCACTAACGGCAGAGCATCGTTTCCTTGGTATTCTTGCCAACAATGTATAATCTCAacctaatcatgagaaaatatctAACAAACTCCAATCGTGGGACATTTGACAAAGTAACTGAAAAGTGTCAAGTCCAGAAAGGCAAGGAAAGATGGAGGTACTCTCACAGACTGCAAGATACTAAGGAGAACTAACcactaaatgcaatgtgtgatTCTAGATAGGATTGTAGAATAAAAAAAGGACACTAGTGGAAAAACGGGAAATTCCAATACCATCTTTATTTTAGTTAATCATGCTGTATCCAAGTTAATATCCTGGTGTGATCATTGTACTATGGTtgtgtaagatgttaacattaggggtGTAAGCTGAGAGGTATATGGATACTCTGTAATATGTTTGCAACTTCTCTGCAAGTCTAAAATTAGgtcacaataaaaagttaaaagaagggccaggcatggtgactcatgcctgtaatcccagcactttgggaggctgacatgggtggatcacctgaggtcaggagttcaagatcagcctggccaacatggtgaaaccccttctctactaaaaatacagaaaattagccaggcatggtgggagatgcctgtaatcccagctacttaggaggctgaggcaggagaatcatttgaacccaggaggtggaggttgcagtgagccgagatcacaccactgcactccagcctgggcaacaacagtgaaactccacctcaaaaaaaaaaaaaagttgaaagaagaaTACATTAACATATAGAAAATGACCTGACAAATGCCTATGTATTTAAATCTCAGTTAGGTCAAGTCTTAGCATTTTGCCATATTTAATtcattatatctttaaaaagaaaacataggtaaAACTTAAGcccccttttatttctttcctgaaCCCCTTCTTTCCTGGCTTCCCTCATGAGCACTATTCTGAATTTGAATTTAATCTTGTGCATGTTTAAATGCTGTTTTACATATTAGTGTATTGTTTTACCTTTGAGGACAAAAACTTatgtaaatttgaaataatacttAGTATTATGTACTTAGTATATACTTAGTACATAATACTTAGTATTATGTACTAAGTATATACTTAGTACAtaatactactgaactgtacacttagaaatgattaaaattgtttttttctttttctcttattaaagttattttaaattgacatttatatgtttatggggtacaacGTGATATTTGGATACATATATATTGTGTAATGGTCAtatcaagctaattagcatagCCATCATTTGAACTATTTATCTtttctgtggtgagaacatttaaaatcctgtcttttagctatttttaagtatacagtatattattattaactgtcaTCACGTTGCTATGCAGTAGAGCACCAGACTTATTCctcttgtctaactgaaactttgtacctgttgacaaacaccttccctttccctctttaCTCCCcacaatggtaaattttatatgtattttaccagtaaataaaattgggggaaaaaaagaaccaaCATAAAAATGGGCTTCAAGTGATGCTCTTCAGAAATAAGGAAGTTGCCTTATTTCaattgcttattttgttttgtaagaaTTATTGTGACAAGGACTTCCTTCTTCCAAACCAAATTCTtagctgaaatatttaaaatgcttattttcagGGGCAGAGGGAGGATGGGCATGATTTCTTATGCTCTGTTTGCATGTTCATTCCCAAACAGATACAACCTTATCAAGGCTCATGCACTTAATTAAAGTGGGGGGCAGGTGGTGAAAATAGAGTGTTTTGGTGTACACAAGGTTAAACTGCATCATACTGCTGCCAAAGCCTACACACTCTGCTTGGTGCTTTCCCATGGCTGGTAATTTAATTTTATGACAGTCTTTGAGTTGTGTATTTTCATTCTAATACTAAGTTGTGCAATTCAGAGGACCTAGATTCACCTCCAGAGTCCAGGACTCCCTGCAGCCATGCTGTGTTTTTTGAGAACTGACCTCAGCTGAGGTGTTTGTGCATCATGAGTTGACATAGTCCACAGTGCTAATAGAGGGGAACTACAGGTTCCCTCTCCCACAACTTTACCATCTAGCATGGCCATGAACACAACTTACAGACTGA
This window harbors:
- the C10H12orf71 gene encoding uncharacterized protein C12orf71 homolog; the protein is MAYSSSNSDIEDDSSKSNSNLSLSVGYFPCEDTPCEDTTSWEDAPSKGPSIHFLPPIQGAWGTERIGRRMKRQDQIQDEPEQFCKLSIFLAWDVDVGSDNTDSIANRLLNGDNLWIDKLPKERTNLSVGKLNNLVQEFQTFLENLKDDDAVLPATAQKDFQLSRGSPPEMVQMISQATASQRTSAPEISSILSEQPEKDDTPSHTQAQCCLNFGWAFSWLRQHILPPLLRRDHPVNATKSPHRSAPTKRLFHRGKRIQPQETLELGHPI